The Natronomonas salsuginis genomic sequence GACGGAGACGGACAACGTCTGGTTCACCAATCTGACGATGAACCTCAATCCGATGCACTTCAACGAGCCGTACGCCGCGGAGACGGAGTTCGGCGAGCGACTCGTCGACGGCACCTTCGTCATCGCGTTGGCGGTCGGGATGAGCGTCATCGACATCACGCAGAACGCGACGGCGAACCTCGGGTACGACGACATTCGTCATCACGCGCCTGTGTATCACGGTGATACGATCTTCGCCGAGAGCGAGGTGCTCGAAAAGCGCGAGAGCAGCTCCCGCGACCACGTCGGCATCGTCACCACGGAACTCCGCGCGTACAACGAGGACGACGAGAAAGTGCTCTCGCTGAAGCGCACGCCGATGGTGCTCAAACGCGAGTTCGCCCAGCCGTCCGCCGAGCAACCCACCGGCTGGCCAGAAGGCATCGGCACGCAGTCAGAGGACCTGTAACGGGGAATACGGCTTCCCACATGTCGAACCGGTAAATTTGAGCCGCTACAGGCTCATATACATCAGGTTAGTCCGTTATCCACTCGTACGGTTCGTCACGGACCGCACACAGTCATTCGCGAGGCGCGAATGGCCATTCGCGGCA encodes the following:
- a CDS encoding MaoC family dehydratase; translation: MTETDHERRIVGGWEGRYYEDFEVGDVYKHPYGRTVTETDNVWFTNLTMNLNPMHFNEPYAAETEFGERLVDGTFVIALAVGMSVIDITQNATANLGYDDIRHHAPVYHGDTIFAESEVLEKRESSSRDHVGIVTTELRAYNEDDEKVLSLKRTPMVLKREFAQPSAEQPTGWPEGIGTQSEDL